TTCGTCTCGCATATGGGCTCCGAAGACTGCCAGATCGATGCCTGCCTCCACGGCCTGCGGAGGCTGCGGCATACCCAGGAAGCGGGCCGAGAGGTCTAGGAGCACCTGATCGTGGAAGGCCTGGCCGAGGAAGCTGACTCCGAAGAGGCCCTCTCCGGGTACCTCACCGACCGGGACGGCCAATGCGGAGAGATCGAAGAGATTGACGAAATTGGTATAGATTCCCAGGAACGAATTGGTGGTCAGGGGGTCCTGTCGAACGGCCTCCAGGGTGGGATGGTTCGGCGCCGTAGGCATGATCAGTGCGTCCACCTCCTGGAAGCTCTCCCGGAGCTCCCGCTTGAGTTCCAGCAGCCGCTGCTGATCGCGGATCACCTGGGGCCCTGAGACCTGGGCGGCCTGTTCGACGATGCTGCGCACCGAGGGGTCCGCTTGCTCGGGATGAGCGGCGATGAAGTCGCCGAAGGCATAGGCCCGTTCAGCCACCAGTCCCCCGTGATAGAGCAGCTGAGCGGCCTCCAGGGCGGGCCTCAGATCAACCTCTCGCGTTCCCATACCGAGCTTCCTCACCCGGTCCGCAGTCTGCGCGAAGACCTCCCGGGCGCCCTCAGAGAGCGCACGCAAATCCTCGTCGCGAGGTACGCCAATGACGGGTGCCGCAGGAGCCGAAAGCGGCACCGTCTCGGGCCAGTCCCGGCCATGAGCATCCTCCGGGCAACGGACTGCGACGATGTTCATCACCGAAGCAGCCAGCGCGACATCAGGAGCGAAGATCGAAACCGTGTCATAGGAGGGGCACGCCGGAACGACGCCTGTCAGCGGCAGCGCCCCCAGGGTCGGCTTCAACCCCACGATGCCGTTGAAGGCAGCCGGGACCCGACCGGAGCCGGCGGTGTCCGTGCCGAGGCTGAAGTCCACGATGCCCAGAGCGACCGCCAGGGCAGAACCGGAACTGGAGCCACCGCCCACGCGGGTGCTGTCCACTGCGCTGGCGACCTCTCCGTATGGGCTCCGGGTGCCGACCAGTCCGGTGGCGAATTGGTCCAAGTTCGTCTTACCGAGTAGTACAGCCCCGGCGCCGAGGAGACGCTCCACCACTGGTGCGTGCCGCTCCGGGGTACGGGAGAACTCCGGGTGGCCGGCGGTGGTGGGGAGGTCTGCGACGTCGATGTTGTCCTTAACCGCGAAGGTCAATCCGGCCAGGGGGAGGTCCTCGCCGGCCTCTGCACGACGAGTCACTTCCTCAGCCTCGGCGATGAGGTCCTCGGAGCGTCGCAAAGTGATCCAAACGTCAGGTCGCTGGACCTCGTCCAGGCGTGCCAGCGCGTACCGCACTGCGGATGCTGGGTCTTTCATCCAGTCCCGTCCTCTGCTTCGTGTGCGATCTGGGTCATATGCATGGCGCGCAACGCACGCGCCTCGACCACGGCCTGGGACTCTCCGACGTGGAAGCGCAGACTGTCGCGAGCCTCGATGAGCTTGTTCCGGAGCACGAGCTCGGCAATTTCGATGTGCTCGCTAATAGTGGCGGCCACACGATCCTCGGTGAGGTAGTCATGCATGCGCACAGGACGGATCCGCTGGTTCACTGTCAGCAGGGTCTTGGTGATCTCCCTGTTGCCGGCCGAGCCCAGGAGAGCGACGTGGAACTGCTCATCCGCGGTGACGAACCCGGCGCTGGGCTCGACTCCGGCGTCCCGGCGTGCGTGCCAGATGGCCAGCTCCTGTTCGAGGGCAGCACGGTTGTGGGTGATAGTCGGGTCTTCGATGGCCCGTTCGATACCGCGGCGCTCCAGAGCCAGCCGGAGCTCATAGAGCTCGGTGAACTCGGGAAGAGTCGGGATGTAGCGGAAGAGCGCGCCGTCGCGCTTGATCAGCAACCCGTCGGTCTGCAGCCGCGCCAACGCGTCGCGGACCGGGGTGCGGGAGACTCCAAAGCGGGCGGCGACGCTCTCCTCGGTAAGGCGCTTGTAGGGGGAGAAGGAGGTGCCCATCAGTTCGTCCCGCAGAATCTCGTAGACCCGCTCGCGGGCGGACTGCTTCTTCCGTCGAAGGCCCACACCCCCGCCTGGGGGATCCCCCGATGAGTCCTGCTCTGTATCCAATAGTGAATCCATAGTCCACAACATTAGAGAGACTGGATTTCAGGCGAATTTTTGAGGTGTTTCTAATCTGTTACGCCCAAGAATCTGGAATGTTTCGCTTATCTCACACTTTCTTAAGTGAGGATCACGAGCGTCGGCGGCTGGCGAAGGTAAGTTCAGGCCGACTCACGCAAGCCGCCCGAAGGAGGCACCACCCCTCCGGCGAAAGTGCCAGCAGAAGACCACCCCAGTCCACACGGTCACCTGAACCCCGGCCGTCGGGCCGACGACCTCGAGGACCAGTGAGCCCAGGAGGTTGCCCGTGGTGATGCCGATGCCGGCCACGAGCACGTCGGTACTGCTGATATGCAGGCCCGTACTCCGATGAAGATGCATCCGAGCGGGCCGCACAGGTAGTACCACGAGCTGGCAGGCGTTCGTCAGGGCGGCACTTAAGTGAGCGGCTTGCGGCACGCGGGGCTCATGCCGGCTGAGTCGAGCAAAATGTTGCCGAGCAGTTGGCCGCTGACTACAACCACGGTGAAGACGGCAACGCCGAGTTGATCCACCCCTGAAGCGGCAGCACAGCACCCGAGACAAACGCCAGCAGCGCAAAGATCGGCTTCTTCACACGCTCTTCCGCCTGTGAAGCTGCCCCTTCCAGATCATCCGCCACCCCTGATTCCTACCACGAGGCAGACTTTCTGGAGCTGAAGAGAGCAACCCATAATGAAACACTTGTTTCTTATTGCTGTGACATCTGCGTAACAGCGTTTCATTAGCGTGCTGGTATGAGTGAGGCCACCGACCAGAGCACCGAGCCCAAGCAGCGCCGAACCTTTCAGCTTCCGCACATCTACGTCATTCTCTTCGCGCTCTCGGCGATCGCGGCGGCGGCCACCTACCTGGTGCCGGCACATCAGTTCGACCGCGTGGAGGGACCCGACGGCCGGGAGGTCATTGACCCGGACAGCTACGCGCCCGTGGATGCCTCACCAACCTCGTTCATGGAGTTCATCACGGCGGTCCCCCGCGGGCTGGTCGACGCCGGCGAGGTGGTCTTCTTCACCTTCATCATCGGCGGCGTCTTCATGGTGATCCGACGCACCGGCATCATCGAGAACGCACTGGACCGACTCCTGCGGGTCTTCGCCCACCGCCGCCTGCTGCTGATCCCCGTGCTCATCACCATCTTCGCCGCCCTGGCCTCCCTGATCGGCACCCAGGAGCTCGCACTCGTCTACATCCCCGTCCTCATCCCCGTGGTCATCGCCCTGGGCTATGACTCCATCACGGCGGTGGCGATCGCATTGATCGGCACCACGGCGGGCTTCACCGCCGGCGTCCTGAACCCGATCAATACAGGATTGGCGCAGCAGATCGCAGGCATCGAGACCTTCTCCGGGGCCGGGCTGCGGAGTGTGCTGCTGGTGCTGATGGTCGCCGCCGGCTCCTACTGGATCATCCGCTACGCCCGCAGAATCGACAAAGACCCCGCCAAGTCGCTGGTCTACGGCGAGGAGGAAGAGCTGGAGAAGCAGCGCCTCTACAGCGCCGGCGCCGAGGGCGAGCCCAAGCGAATGACGGGGCGGCAGCGGATCTCCCTGCTGCTGGCCGTGCCGGTCCTCGCGGTGACGATCTGGGGCGTCTCCACCCAAGGATGGTTCATGATCGAGATGGCCGGCATGTTTATGCTGCTGATGCTCATCATTGGGCTGATCAGCGGACTCGGCCCCTCCACTATCTCCTCGTCCTTCTCCGAAGGGCTCCGCAGTGTCCTCGAAGCCGCCATCATCGTCGGCGTGGCCCGCGCAGTGGCTGTGGTGATGGAGGATGGCCAGATCCTCGACACCATCGTCTACTCCCTGGGACAGGCCGTGGGAGGCATGCCCGCCGAGCTGTCCGCCGTCGGCATGTTCCTGGCCCAGACCGGCTTCAACTTTGTGGTGCCCTCCGGCTCGGGCCAGGCAGTGGTCACCATGCCCATTATGGCGCCGCTGGCGGACCTCCTCGAGGTCTCCCGTCAGACCGCAGTGCTCGCCTTTCAGCTGGGCGACGGTCTGACCAACATCATCTACCCCACTTCCGGATACTTCATGGCGGCGCTCGCCATCGGCGGCGTCCGGTGGGAGAAGTGGGTGAAGTTCTACCTTCCCCTCTTCGGCATCTGGACAGCCTTCGCCGTGGGCTTCCTGGTCTTCGCTCAGGTCACCGGCTGGTCCTGAGCAAGACGCCCACGCTCCTCCGAACCGGCAGCCGGTCAGAGCTCCTCGAGCTCGCCCATCTCCTCGTAGGCGGCGGAGATCCGGGAGATC
The sequence above is drawn from the Nesterenkonia populi genome and encodes:
- a CDS encoding GntR family transcriptional regulator, encoding MDTEQDSSGDPPGGGVGLRRKKQSARERVYEILRDELMGTSFSPYKRLTEESVAARFGVSRTPVRDALARLQTDGLLIKRDGALFRYIPTLPEFTELYELRLALERRGIERAIEDPTITHNRAALEQELAIWHARRDAGVEPSAGFVTADEQFHVALLGSAGNREITKTLLTVNQRIRPVRMHDYLTEDRVAATISEHIEIAELVLRNKLIEARDSLRFHVGESQAVVEARALRAMHMTQIAHEAEDGTG
- a CDS encoding DMT family transporter — protein: MDQLGVAVFTVVVVSGQLLGNILLDSAGMSPACRKPLT
- a CDS encoding YfcC family protein — its product is MSEATDQSTEPKQRRTFQLPHIYVILFALSAIAAAATYLVPAHQFDRVEGPDGREVIDPDSYAPVDASPTSFMEFITAVPRGLVDAGEVVFFTFIIGGVFMVIRRTGIIENALDRLLRVFAHRRLLLIPVLITIFAALASLIGTQELALVYIPVLIPVVIALGYDSITAVAIALIGTTAGFTAGVLNPINTGLAQQIAGIETFSGAGLRSVLLVLMVAAGSYWIIRYARRIDKDPAKSLVYGEEEELEKQRLYSAGAEGEPKRMTGRQRISLLLAVPVLAVTIWGVSTQGWFMIEMAGMFMLLMLIIGLISGLGPSTISSSFSEGLRSVLEAAIIVGVARAVAVVMEDGQILDTIVYSLGQAVGGMPAELSAVGMFLAQTGFNFVVPSGSGQAVVTMPIMAPLADLLEVSRQTAVLAFQLGDGLTNIIYPTSGYFMAALAIGGVRWEKWVKFYLPLFGIWTAFAVGFLVFAQVTGWS
- the atzF gene encoding allophanate hydrolase; amino-acid sequence: MKDPASAVRYALARLDEVQRPDVWITLRRSEDLIAEAEEVTRRAEAGEDLPLAGLTFAVKDNIDVADLPTTAGHPEFSRTPERHAPVVERLLGAGAVLLGKTNLDQFATGLVGTRSPYGEVASAVDSTRVGGGSSSGSALAVALGIVDFSLGTDTAGSGRVPAAFNGIVGLKPTLGALPLTGVVPACPSYDTVSIFAPDVALAASVMNIVAVRCPEDAHGRDWPETVPLSAPAAPVIGVPRDEDLRALSEGAREVFAQTADRVRKLGMGTREVDLRPALEAAQLLYHGGLVAERAYAFGDFIAAHPEQADPSVRSIVEQAAQVSGPQVIRDQQRLLELKRELRESFQEVDALIMPTAPNHPTLEAVRQDPLTTNSFLGIYTNFVNLFDLSALAVPVGEVPGEGLFGVSFLGQAFHDQVLLDLSARFLGMPQPPQAVEAGIDLAVFGAHMRDEPLNSQLLGFGARYVRDIETTPRYRMHLIEGATPRPGVVQGDGGVAMPGELWRIPATGLTSLLTALPAPMALGPVELSGGKTVTGFTAGLSGEEPDITGSCGWRGYLRETAAGSR